In the Streptomyces sp. f51 genome, one interval contains:
- the lexA gene encoding transcriptional repressor LexA, with translation MTTTADSATITAQDRSQGRLEPVHVMNEAANHEGPKRSLPGRPPGIRADSSGLTDRQRRVIEVIRDSVQRRGYPPSMREIGQAVGLSSTSSVAHQLMALERKGFLRRDPHRPRAYEVRGSDQSSVQPTDTAGKPAASYVPLVGRIAAGGPILAEESVEDVFPLPRQLVGDGELFVLKVVGDSMIEAAICDGDWVTVRRQPVAENGDIVAAMLDGEATVKRFKREDGHVWLLPHNSAYQPIPGDEATILGKVVAVLRRV, from the coding sequence GTGACCACGACCGCAGACAGCGCCACCATCACCGCCCAGGACCGCTCCCAGGGCCGACTCGAGCCGGTGCATGTGATGAACGAAGCCGCGAATCATGAGGGGCCAAAGCGCTCCCTGCCTGGCCGACCTCCAGGCATCCGGGCCGACAGTTCGGGACTCACGGACCGGCAGCGCCGGGTGATCGAGGTGATCCGGGACTCCGTGCAGCGGCGCGGGTACCCGCCGTCGATGCGCGAGATCGGACAGGCCGTCGGCCTGTCCAGCACGTCCTCGGTCGCACATCAGCTGATGGCGCTGGAGCGCAAGGGCTTCCTGCGGCGGGACCCGCACCGCCCGCGCGCCTACGAGGTACGGGGCTCGGACCAGTCCTCGGTGCAGCCGACGGACACGGCGGGCAAGCCGGCCGCTTCGTACGTGCCGCTCGTCGGCCGTATCGCCGCCGGTGGCCCGATCCTCGCCGAGGAGTCGGTGGAGGACGTGTTCCCGCTCCCCCGGCAGCTGGTCGGCGACGGGGAGCTGTTCGTCCTGAAGGTCGTCGGTGACTCGATGATCGAGGCCGCCATCTGCGACGGGGACTGGGTGACGGTCCGCCGCCAGCCGGTGGCGGAGAACGGCGACATCGTCGCCGCGATGCTGGACGGCGAGGCCACGGTGAAGCGCTTCAAGCGCGAGGACGGCCATGTGTGGCTGCTGCCGCACAACTCGGCGTACCAGCCGATCCCCGGTGACGAGGCGACCATCCTCGGAAAGGTCGTCGCCGTACTGCGCCGGGTGTGA
- a CDS encoding ATP-dependent DNA helicase, whose amino-acid sequence MTKPSLPELLHAAVTAVGGTERPGQVTMAESVAAAIDDSSHLLIQAGTGTGKSLGYLVPALAHGERVVVATATLALQRQLVERDLPRTVDALHPLLRRRPEFAMLKGRSNYLCLHRLHEGVPQDEDEGLFDPFEAAAPTSKLGQDLLRLRDWSDETETGDRDDLTPGVSDRAWGQVSVSSRECLGATKCAYGAECFAEMARERAKLAEVVVTNHALLAIDAIEGAPVLPQHEVLIVDEAHELVSRVTGVATGELTPGQVNRAVRRAAKLVNEKAADQLQTAAEGFERLMELALPGRLEEIPEDLGYALMALRDAARTVITALGSTRDKSVQDEDAVRKQALASVESVHSVAERIANGSEWDVVWYERHDRFGASLRVAPMNVSGLLREKLFADRSVVLTSATLKLGGDFNGVGASMGLAPEGTEGEDVPQWKGVDVGSPFDYPRQGILYVARHLSRPARDADRGDMLDELTELIQAAGGRTLGLFSSMRAAQLAAEELRTRIPEYPILLQGEETLGELIKNFAADPKTCLFGTLSLWQGVDVPGPSCQLVVMDKIPFPRPDDPLMSARQKAVEENGGNGFMAVAATHAALLMAQGAGRLVRASGDRGVVAVLDQRLATARYGSYLKASLPDFWYTTDPGQVRRSLAAIDEKARTAEESAAKSADAADQAIEAAETEAAETEGDETEGDGEDA is encoded by the coding sequence ATGACAAAGCCCTCACTCCCCGAACTCCTGCATGCTGCCGTCACCGCTGTCGGCGGCACGGAGCGCCCCGGCCAGGTGACGATGGCCGAATCCGTCGCCGCCGCCATCGACGACAGCTCCCACCTGCTGATCCAGGCGGGCACCGGCACCGGAAAGTCGCTCGGCTACCTGGTTCCGGCGCTCGCGCACGGTGAGCGGGTGGTCGTGGCGACCGCCACCCTGGCGCTCCAGCGCCAGCTCGTGGAGCGGGACCTGCCGCGCACCGTGGACGCGCTGCACCCGCTGCTGCGCCGCCGCCCCGAGTTCGCGATGCTCAAGGGCCGGTCGAACTACCTGTGCCTGCACCGTCTGCACGAGGGCGTGCCGCAGGACGAGGACGAGGGCCTCTTCGACCCGTTCGAGGCGGCCGCGCCCACCAGCAAGCTGGGACAGGACCTGCTGCGGCTGCGCGACTGGTCGGACGAGACCGAGACCGGTGACCGCGACGACCTCACCCCCGGTGTCTCCGACCGGGCCTGGGGCCAGGTGTCGGTGTCCTCCCGGGAGTGCCTCGGCGCCACCAAGTGCGCCTACGGAGCCGAGTGCTTCGCCGAGATGGCCCGTGAGCGGGCCAAGCTCGCCGAGGTCGTCGTCACCAATCACGCGCTGCTCGCGATCGACGCCATCGAGGGCGCGCCGGTCCTGCCGCAGCACGAGGTGCTGATCGTCGACGAGGCCCACGAACTGGTCTCCCGGGTCACCGGCGTCGCGACCGGCGAACTCACGCCGGGACAGGTCAACCGTGCCGTCCGCCGTGCCGCGAAGCTCGTCAACGAGAAGGCCGCCGACCAGCTCCAGACCGCCGCCGAGGGCTTCGAGCGGCTGATGGAGCTGGCGCTGCCGGGCCGCCTTGAGGAGATCCCGGAGGACCTGGGATACGCGCTGATGGCACTGCGTGACGCCGCGCGCACGGTGATCACCGCCCTCGGCTCGACCCGGGACAAGTCCGTCCAGGACGAGGACGCCGTACGCAAGCAGGCGCTGGCGTCCGTCGAGTCCGTGCACTCCGTGGCGGAGCGGATCGCCAACGGCTCGGAGTGGGACGTCGTCTGGTACGAACGGCACGACCGCTTCGGTGCCTCGCTCAGGGTCGCCCCGATGAACGTGTCCGGGCTCCTCAGGGAGAAGCTCTTCGCCGACCGGTCCGTCGTCCTGACGTCCGCGACCCTCAAGCTCGGCGGCGACTTCAACGGCGTAGGAGCGTCGATGGGACTCGCCCCGGAGGGCACGGAGGGCGAGGACGTCCCCCAGTGGAAGGGCGTCGACGTCGGTTCGCCCTTCGACTACCCCCGGCAGGGCATTCTGTACGTGGCCCGGCATCTGTCCCGCCCGGCCCGGGACGCCGACCGCGGCGACATGCTCGACGAGCTGACCGAGCTGATCCAGGCCGCCGGCGGCCGGACGCTCGGTCTGTTCTCCTCGATGCGCGCGGCCCAGCTCGCGGCGGAGGAACTGCGGACCCGGATCCCCGAGTACCCGATCCTGCTCCAGGGCGAGGAGACGCTCGGTGAGCTGATCAAGAACTTCGCGGCCGACCCGAAGACCTGTCTGTTCGGCACGCTCTCGCTCTGGCAGGGCGTGGACGTCCCGGGCCCCAGCTGTCAGCTGGTCGTCATGGACAAGATCCCCTTCCCCCGCCCCGACGACCCGCTGATGAGCGCGCGCCAGAAGGCGGTCGAGGAGAACGGGGGGAACGGCTTCATGGCCGTCGCCGCCACGCACGCCGCGCTCCTGATGGCCCAGGGCGCCGGCCGTCTCGTGCGGGCCTCGGGGGACCGGGGTGTGGTCGCCGTCCTGGACCAGCGTCTGGCCACGGCCCGTTACGGCAGCTATCTCAAGGCGTCGCTCCCCGACTTCTGGTACACCACGGACCCGGGCCAGGTGCGCAGGTCCCTCGCGGCGATCGACGAGAAGGCCAGGACGGCCGAGGAGTCCGCGGCGAAGTCCGCCGACGCGGCGGACCAAGCGATCGAGGCCGCCGAGACCGAGGCCGCCGAGACCGAAGGCGACGAGACCGAGGGTGACGGCGAGGACGCGTAG
- a CDS encoding vitamin B12-dependent ribonucleotide reductase: MTETASGPARGSRAKGGAKASKGLRIERIHTTPGVHPYDEVEWERRDVVMTNWRDGSVNFEQRGVEFPGFWSVNAVNIVTSKYFRGAVGTPQREVSLKQLIDRIVKTYRKAGEDFKYFASPADAEIFEHELAYALLHQIFSFNSPVWFNVGTPQPQQVSACFILAVDDSMESILDWYKEEGMIFKGGSGAGLNLSRIRSSKELLSSGGNASGPVSFMRGADASAGTIKSGGATRRAAKMVILDVDHPDIEDFIQTKVKEEEKIRALRDAGFDMDLGGDDITSVQYQNANNSVRVNDTFMKAVEEGGTFGLTSRMTGEVIEKVDAKSLFRKMAEAAWACADPGIQYDDTINHWHTCPESGRINGSNPCSEYMHLDNTSCNLASLNLMKFLKDDGKGHQSFDVERFAQVVELVITAMDISICFADFPTEKIGENTRAFRQLGIGYANLGALLMATGHAYDSDGGRALAGAITSLMTGTSYKRSAELAAVVGAYDGYARNAQPHQRVMKQHADANTSAVRVDDLDTPIWAAATEAWQDVIRLGEKNGFRNAQASVIAPTGTIGLAMSCDTTGLEPDLALVKFKKLVGGGSMQIVNGTVPQALRRLGYQEEQIEAVVAHIAENGNVIDAPGLKHEHYEVFDCAMGERSISAMGHVRMMAAIQPWISGALSKTVNLPETATVEDVEEVYFEAWKMGVKALAIYRDNCKVGQPLSAKTKEKEKSATDAVTAKAEDTIRTAVEKVVEYRPVRKRLPKGRPGITTSFTVGGAEGYMTANSYPDDGLGEVFLKMSKQGSTLAGMMDAFSIAVSVGLQYGVPLETYVSKFTNMRFEPAGMTDDPDVRMAQSIVDYIFRRLALDFLPFETRSALGIHSAEERQRHLETGSYEPADDEVDVEGLAQSAPLAQELKAVAAPKAEPVVAEAAPKQVRTSAELVEMQLGIQADAPLCFSCGTKMQRAGSCYICEGCGSTSGCS, translated from the coding sequence ATGACAGAGACGGCGAGCGGTCCGGCACGAGGTTCCCGCGCGAAGGGCGGAGCCAAGGCCAGCAAGGGACTGCGCATCGAGCGCATCCACACCACCCCCGGCGTGCATCCGTACGACGAGGTGGAATGGGAGCGCCGTGACGTCGTCATGACCAACTGGCGCGACGGCTCGGTCAACTTCGAGCAGCGTGGCGTCGAGTTCCCCGGCTTCTGGTCGGTGAACGCGGTCAACATCGTCACCAGCAAGTACTTCCGAGGTGCCGTCGGCACCCCGCAGCGCGAGGTGAGCCTCAAGCAGCTCATCGACCGCATCGTGAAGACGTACCGGAAGGCCGGCGAGGACTTCAAGTACTTCGCCTCGCCCGCCGACGCCGAGATCTTCGAGCACGAGCTGGCGTACGCCCTCCTGCACCAGATCTTCAGCTTCAACAGCCCGGTCTGGTTCAACGTCGGGACCCCCCAGCCCCAGCAGGTCTCCGCCTGTTTCATCCTGGCCGTCGACGACTCCATGGAGTCGATCCTCGACTGGTACAAGGAAGAGGGCATGATCTTCAAGGGCGGCTCCGGCGCCGGCCTGAACCTCTCCCGCATCCGCTCCTCCAAGGAGCTCCTCTCCTCGGGCGGCAACGCCTCGGGTCCCGTCTCCTTCATGCGCGGCGCCGACGCCTCCGCGGGAACGATCAAGTCGGGCGGCGCCACCCGCCGCGCGGCCAAGATGGTCATCCTGGACGTCGACCACCCCGACATCGAGGACTTCATCCAGACCAAGGTCAAGGAAGAGGAGAAGATCCGCGCCCTGCGTGACGCGGGCTTCGACATGGACCTGGGCGGCGACGACATCACGTCCGTCCAGTACCAGAACGCCAACAACTCGGTCCGCGTGAACGACACGTTCATGAAGGCGGTCGAGGAGGGCGGAACGTTCGGCCTCACCTCGCGCATGACCGGAGAGGTCATCGAGAAGGTCGACGCCAAGTCCCTCTTCCGCAAGATGGCCGAGGCCGCCTGGGCCTGCGCCGACCCGGGCATCCAGTACGACGACACGATCAACCACTGGCACACGTGCCCGGAGTCCGGCCGCATCAACGGCTCGAACCCGTGCAGCGAGTACATGCACCTGGACAACACGTCCTGCAACCTCGCCTCGCTGAACCTGATGAAGTTCCTGAAGGACGACGGCAAGGGCCACCAGTCCTTCGACGTCGAGCGCTTCGCCCAGGTCGTCGAGCTGGTCATCACCGCGATGGACATCTCCATCTGCTTCGCCGACTTCCCGACCGAGAAGATCGGCGAGAACACCCGCGCCTTCCGTCAGCTCGGCATCGGCTACGCCAACCTCGGCGCCCTGCTGATGGCGACCGGCCACGCGTACGACTCCGACGGCGGCCGCGCGCTCGCCGGCGCCATCACCTCCCTGATGACGGGCACGTCGTACAAGCGCTCCGCCGAACTCGCCGCGGTCGTCGGCGCGTACGACGGCTACGCCCGCAACGCGCAGCCCCACCAGCGCGTCATGAAGCAGCACGCCGACGCCAACACCTCGGCCGTCCGCGTGGACGACCTGGACACCCCGATCTGGGCCGCCGCCACGGAGGCCTGGCAGGACGTGATCCGCCTCGGCGAGAAGAACGGCTTCCGCAACGCGCAGGCCTCCGTCATCGCCCCGACCGGCACCATCGGTCTCGCGATGTCCTGCGACACCACCGGCCTCGAGCCCGACCTCGCCCTGGTCAAGTTCAAGAAGCTGGTCGGCGGCGGCTCGATGCAGATCGTCAACGGCACCGTGCCGCAGGCCCTGCGCCGCCTGGGTTACCAGGAGGAGCAGATCGAGGCGGTCGTCGCCCACATCGCCGAGAACGGCAACGTGATCGACGCGCCGGGTCTCAAGCACGAGCACTACGAGGTCTTCGACTGCGCCATGGGCGAGCGCTCCATCTCGGCGATGGGCCACGTCCGCATGATGGCCGCGATCCAGCCGTGGATCTCCGGCGCGCTCTCCAAGACGGTCAACCTGCCGGAGACGGCGACCGTCGAGGACGTCGAAGAGGTCTACTTCGAGGCGTGGAAGATGGGCGTCAAGGCGCTCGCGATCTACCGCGACAACTGCAAGGTCGGCCAGCCCCTCTCCGCCAAGACCAAGGAGAAGGAGAAGTCCGCGACGGACGCTGTCACGGCCAAGGCCGAGGACACCATCCGTACCGCGGTCGAGAAGGTCGTCGAGTACCGCCCGGTCCGCAAGCGTCTGCCCAAGGGCCGTCCCGGCATCACCACCTCCTTCACGGTGGGCGGCGCCGAGGGCTACATGACCGCCAACTCCTACCCTGACGACGGTCTCGGCGAGGTCTTCCTGAAGATGTCGAAGCAGGGTTCCACCCTCGCGGGCATGATGGACGCCTTCTCGATCGCCGTCTCGGTCGGCCTCCAGTACGGCGTGCCGCTGGAGACGTACGTCTCGAAGTTCACCAACATGCGCTTCGAGCCGGCCGGCATGACGGACGACCCGGACGTGCGGATGGCGCAGTCGATCGTCGACTACATCTTCCGCCGCCTGGCGCTGGACTTCCTGCCCTTCGAGACGCGCTCCGCGCTCGGCATCCACTCCGCCGAGGAGCGTCAGCGTCACCTGGAGACGGGCTCGTACGAGCCCGCCGACGACGAGGTGGACGTCGAGGGCCTGGCCCAGTCCGCGCCCCTCGCGCAGGAGCTGAAGGCCGTCGCCGCTCCCAAGGCGGAGCCCGTCGTGGCCGAGGCCGCCCCGAAGCAGGTCCGCACCAGCGCCGAGCTGGTGGAGATGCAGCTGGGCATCCAGGCCGACGCCCCGCTCTGCTTCTCCTGCGGCACGAAGATGCAGCGGGCCGGGTCCTGCTACATCTGCGAGGGCTGCGGGTCGACGAGCGGTTGCAGCTGA
- a CDS encoding DUF6215 domain-containing protein produces MADKVAGSKRGLNAGIQAVAAVVLVAGVTGGIWGLSRVLPNGNGADDPARCSDRLGTPSPKRVSGEQLCQALNRSDLPVLLGTPDEHAQTADGDDSVITLDGGTKIASPEANVTLKTYSVKLTASEDRLSVAQGLDLLPKAEPRQILGHPAVLYSDRTIALSFGSGKARSGPGGVARSLLVAKDAKGGGGSFEISVWRQDDVVPDDAALFRVAELVLPTIPGWTSG; encoded by the coding sequence ATGGCGGACAAGGTGGCCGGCTCGAAGAGAGGCCTGAACGCGGGGATTCAGGCCGTCGCGGCGGTGGTGCTGGTCGCGGGCGTCACGGGGGGCATATGGGGGCTTTCGCGGGTCCTTCCGAACGGCAACGGCGCCGACGACCCGGCCAGGTGCTCGGACCGGCTCGGCACCCCGTCGCCGAAGCGCGTCTCCGGTGAGCAGCTGTGCCAGGCGCTGAACCGCTCGGACCTGCCGGTGCTCCTCGGGACACCCGACGAGCACGCGCAGACGGCCGACGGCGACGACAGCGTGATCACCCTCGACGGCGGAACCAAGATCGCGAGCCCCGAGGCGAACGTGACGCTGAAGACCTACTCCGTGAAGCTGACGGCCTCCGAGGACCGGCTCTCCGTCGCCCAGGGCCTTGATCTGCTGCCGAAGGCGGAGCCGCGGCAGATCCTGGGCCACCCGGCGGTCCTCTACTCGGACCGGACGATCGCCCTCAGCTTCGGCTCGGGCAAGGCCCGGAGCGGTCCCGGCGGAGTCGCCCGCAGCCTGCTGGTCGCCAAGGACGCCAAGGGGGGCGGCGGTTCGTTCGAGATATCCGTCTGGCGTCAGGACGACGTGGTGCCCGACGACGCGGCGCTGTTCCGCGTCGCCGA
- the nrdR gene encoding transcriptional regulator NrdR produces the protein MHCPFCRHPDSRVVDSRTTDDGTSIRRRRQCPDCSRRFTTVETCSLMVVKRSGVTEPFSRIKVINGVRKACQGRPVTEDALAQLGQRVEEAVRATGSAELTTHDVGLAILGPLQELDLVAYMRFASVYRAFDSLDDFEAAIAELRQVNQRPAEDDDVPDAVRQETDHGQRGTVEVPVPATAAD, from the coding sequence ATGCACTGCCCCTTCTGTAGGCACCCGGACAGCCGCGTCGTCGACAGTCGTACGACCGACGACGGCACGTCGATCCGCAGGCGCCGCCAGTGCCCCGACTGCTCCCGTCGTTTCACGACCGTGGAGACGTGCTCCCTGATGGTGGTGAAGCGCTCCGGTGTGACCGAGCCCTTCAGCCGCATCAAGGTCATCAACGGCGTGCGCAAGGCGTGCCAGGGACGGCCTGTCACCGAGGACGCGCTCGCCCAGCTCGGGCAGCGGGTCGAGGAGGCCGTGCGAGCCACCGGAAGCGCCGAGCTGACCACCCACGACGTGGGGCTGGCCATACTCGGACCCTTGCAGGAACTCGACCTCGTGGCCTACATGAGGTTCGCGTCCGTGTACCGGGCCTTCGACTCGCTCGACGACTTCGAAGCCGCCATCGCGGAACTCAGGCAGGTGAATCAGCGCCCCGCCGAGGACGACGACGTCCCGGACGCGGTGCGCCAGGAGACCGATCACGGGCAGCGCGGAACCGTCGAGGTTCCCGTGCCCGCCACCGCCGCCGACTGA